One window of the Pedobacter ginsengisoli genome contains the following:
- the proB gene encoding glutamate 5-kinase → MTKSILVLKLGSASITTAKGEIDEAIIADITRQVAELAHNHHLILVSSGAVAAGKKYIKNYKGKISERKAAASIGNPLLLSTYSKHFKPYNISIAQSLCERQHFSHRTQFLQLKETYEELWKNGVIPIANENDVVSNLELKFSDNDELATLLGVGFGASLILLGTSVPGVLDKEGNVVDKIESINKDVFSLANKNTSGVGLGGMISKLTFANLASTMGIKVVIFGVRTPDGILKAANGESGTVCMPKNCSISARNKWLASGSLVTGRLMVDAGASEAIKKRKSLLAVGVKSIEVNFDSGEIFEISDEANNIVAVALAKVSSDTISKNSKQHNLEIANASDIVIL, encoded by the coding sequence ATGACCAAGTCTATACTTGTTTTGAAATTAGGTTCTGCCTCTATTACTACTGCCAAAGGTGAGATTGATGAGGCAATAATTGCAGATATAACCCGGCAGGTTGCAGAACTTGCTCATAATCATCACTTAATATTGGTTTCATCGGGCGCTGTTGCAGCCGGAAAAAAATATATAAAAAACTATAAAGGCAAAATTAGCGAACGAAAAGCCGCTGCATCAATAGGCAATCCTTTGTTGTTAAGTACATATTCAAAACATTTTAAGCCCTACAATATTTCTATTGCGCAAAGTTTATGCGAAAGACAGCATTTTTCTCATCGTACACAGTTTTTGCAATTAAAGGAGACTTATGAGGAACTATGGAAAAACGGTGTGATACCAATTGCTAATGAAAATGATGTGGTGAGTAATCTGGAGTTAAAATTCTCTGACAACGATGAACTTGCTACCTTATTAGGGGTTGGTTTTGGTGCTTCACTTATCCTTTTAGGCACATCTGTACCAGGCGTTTTGGATAAAGAAGGAAATGTAGTTGATAAAATTGAGTCTATTAACAAGGATGTATTCTCTTTAGCAAACAAAAATACGTCGGGCGTTGGTTTGGGTGGTATGATCTCTAAACTAACTTTTGCAAATCTTGCCTCTACTATGGGGATTAAGGTTGTTATTTTTGGGGTTAGAACACCAGATGGTATATTAAAAGCAGCAAATGGAGAGTCGGGTACTGTTTGTATGCCAAAAAACTGCTCAATTTCTGCAAGAAATAAATGGCTTGCAAGCGGAAGCCTGGTAACTGGCCGACTTATGGTTGATGCCGGCGCCAGCGAAGCAATAAAGAAAAGAAAAAGCTTACTTGCTGTTGGTGTAAAATCTATTGAGGTAAACTTTGATAGCGGTGAAATATTTGAAATTAGTGACGAAGCAAATAACATTGTAGCTGTGGCCCTTGCAAAAGTTTCGTCTGATACAATTAGCAAAAACTCTAAACAACATAACCTGGAGATAGCCAATGCCAGTGATATTGTAATATTATAA